One Equus quagga isolate Etosha38 chromosome 5, UCLA_HA_Equagga_1.0, whole genome shotgun sequence genomic window carries:
- the LOC124239398 gene encoding myosin IC heavy chain-like: MRPGGPAAPSDGSSSQPGRQRAGAEIPGLPHPGLRRREKTERALGAPPPGRVRRLPRASGAGPGGAGASTPRGGGPCARAGPPRGHTRFPAAGLASLGAETLARGPAEPRPGRGRRCPPGGLSALAKRQAKSERRSDSEREPRLCRTLAAARLEDEPAAGLWETPTACTPV, encoded by the coding sequence ATGCGGCCCGGAGGCCCGGCGGCTCCCTCCGACGGCAGCTCCTCCCAGCCGGGCCGGCAGAGAGCCGGCGCGGAGATACCCGGCCTGCCCCACCCCGGGCTCCGGCGGCGAGAGAAGACTGAGCGCGCGCTCGGGGCCCCGCCGCCAGGCCGCGTGCGACGCCTCCCGCGGGCCtcgggggccgggccgggcggggccggggcctCCACCCCTCGGGGAGGCGGGCCCTGCGCTCGAGCCGGCCCTCCGAGGGGCCACACTCGCTTCCCCGCGGCGGGGCTCGCCTCGCTCGGGGCGGAGACGCTGGCCCGGGGGCCTGCGGAGCCTAGGCCGGGCCGCGGCCGGCGCTGTCCTCCCGGCGGCCTCTCGGCGCTCGCGAAGCGCCAGGCGAAGAGCGAGCGGCGGTCTGACTCGGAGAGGGAGCCGCGTCTTTGCCGCACGCTCGCGGCCGCCCGCCTGGAGGATGAGCCGGCAGCCGGGCTGTGGGAAACACCCACGGCGTGCACTCCTGTCTGA